In the genome of Bradysia coprophila strain Holo2 unplaced genomic scaffold, BU_Bcop_v1 contig_232, whole genome shotgun sequence, one region contains:
- the LOC119076854 gene encoding putative odorant receptor 71a produces the protein MHSTRVHKVIDQLIFFCRRIGLWHGEDIPTATQLGLKSLCCIYYCFFPISFAIGAIRSETVDEIIFLAELSIISLVLTVKIWMFLWNQKSITRLLNRICVFSVRNDEDFAFFNGKVEKFIKFVNIFAYCTIVGSLGCSAFPFVGKTKAFVMDFAFPLDWRNSEIGFWMAYFFFTSENILTFFPLTLSVLIWYLLLQCSLRYKILGMEIRNSGRITDGGKGKMSEKAQQTIFYRDLVVSIKAHLHLRELFDELESNLSTLFLLQLATSGLCICGSTYCLAFDVSDNIVERIVHVYSLFNSIAELFMITYLGNEILLSSGRLTYSLFESEWVGQLHSTIKCIIIFGEYLKLPHEMLIGKLYPLTLETFTRILKSSYSLFNILKNTKQ, from the exons ATGCATTCCACCAGAGTTCATAAAGTTATCGATCaactgatttttttctgtCGTCGTATCGGTCTTTGGCATGGAGAAGACATACCCACTGCTACTCAACTCGGACTGAAGTCGCTCTGTTGCATCTACTACTGTTTTTTTCCCATTTCATTCGCAATTGGAGCTATTAGAAGCGAAACCGtagatgaaattattttcttagcGGAATTGTCCATCATTTCCTTAGTTTTAACTGTTAAAATTTGGATGTTTCTCTGGAATCAGAAGTCTATTACGAGATTGCTAAATCGAATCTGTGTTTTCTCAGTACGAAATGACGAAGATTTCGCATTTTTCAATGGCaaagtggaaaaattcatcaaatttgtgaatataTTCGCATATTGCACTATCGTTGGTTCATTGGGATGTTCAGCTTTCCCTTTTGTTGGAAAAACGAAAGCTTTTGTTATGGATTTTGCGTTTCCATTGGATTGGAGGAATAGTGAGATTGGGTTTTGGATGGCGTACTTCTTCTTCactagcgaaaatattttaacgttTTTCCCATTAACGCTTTCCGTTCTAATTTGGTATTTATTGCTGCAATGTTCTTTAAGATATAAAATTCTGGGAATGGAAATAAGAAACTCGGGACGAATAACCGATGGCGGTAAAGGGAAAATGTCGGAAAAGGCACAACAGACAATTTTTTATCGGGACTTAGTGGTGTCGATTAAAGCTCATCTACATTTAAGAGA ATTATTCGATGAACTGGAATCAAATCTATCAACCCTCTTTCTACTGCAACTTGCTACCAGTGGCCTATGTATTTGCGGATCAACTTATTGTTTGGCATTC GATGTTAGTGACAACATTGTGGAACGCATAGTTCATGTCTATTCGCTCTTTAATAGCATTGCTGAATTGTTTATGATAACTTACTTGGGTAATGAGATTTTGTTGTCAAGTGGTCGACTTACTTACAGTCTGTTTGAATCTGAATGGGTCGGACAACTGCATTCGACCATAAAATGCATAATCATTTTTGGGGAATATCTGAAGCTACCGCATGAGATGCTGATCGGTAAATTGTATCCGTTAACTTTGGAAACATTTACTAGG ATTTTGAAATCGTCTTACAGCctgttcaacattttgaaaaacactAAACAGTAA
- the LOC119076841 gene encoding putative odorant receptor 71a translates to MHSTQVHKVINQIISFCRRIGLWHGEDIPTSTQLGLKSLCCIYICLFPISFGFGAITSETIDDSIFLAELSVITVVLTAKIVMLLWKQKSIMGLLDRICVFSIRYDDDFAFFNDKVEKFIKFVNVFGCGAIVATLGCSVFTFIGETRTFVMDFGFPLDWRNSEIGFWVAYIFFTSENVLTFLPLSHSVIIWYLLLHCSLRYKILGMEIKNLGRITGGGKVKMSEKEQQTIFYRDLVASIRAHLHLRESIDELESFLSTLFLLQLATSGLCICGSIYCLAFDVSDNIVERIVHVYSLFNSIAELFMITYLGNEILLSSSHLTYSLFESEWIGQPHSTIKCIIIFGEYLKRSHEMLIGKLYPLTLETFTRILKSSYSLFNILKNTKQ, encoded by the exons ATGCATTCCACTCAAGTTCATAAAGtgataaatcaaattatttctttctGTCGTCGAATCGGTCTTTGGCATGGAGAAGACATACCAACTTCTACTCAACTCGGACTGAAGTCGCTCTGTTGCATCTACATCTGTTTGTTTCCCATTTCATTCGGGTTTGGAGCAATTACAAGCGAAACCATAGACGATAGCATTTTCTTGGCAGAATTATCCGTCATTACCGTAGTTTTGACTGCTAAAATTGTGATGTTGCTCTGGAAACAGAAGTCAATTATGGGATTGCTAGATCGAATCTGTGTTTTCTCAATACGATATGACGACGATTTCGCATTTTTCAATGacaaagtggaaaaattcatcaaatttgtgaatgtaTTCGGATGTGGAGCTATCGTTGCTACATTGGGATGCTctgttttcacttttattggaGAAACGAGAACTTTTGTTATGGATTTTGGGTTTCCATTGGATTGGAGAAATAGTGAGATTGGGTTTTGGGTggcgtacattttcttcactagcgaaaatgttttaacatttttgccATTATCGCATTCCGTTATAATTTGGTATTTATTACTGCATTGTTCTTTAAGATATAAAATTCTgggaatggaaataaaaaacttgGGACGAATTACCGGTGGCGGTAAAGTGAAAATGTCGGAAAAGGAACAACAGACAATTTTTTATCGGGACTTAGTGGCGTCGATTCGAGCTCACCTACATTTAAGAGA ATCAATCGACGAACTGGAATCATTTTTATCAACCCTTTTTCTGCTGCAACTTGCAACCAGTGGCCTCTGTATTTGCGGCtcaatttattgtttggcATTC GATGTTAGTGACAACATTGTGGAACGCATAGTTCATGTCTATTCGCTCTTTAATAGCATTGCTGAATTGTTTATGATAACTTACTTGGGTAATGAGATTTTGTTGTCAAGTAGTCACCTTACTTACAGTCTGTTTGAATCTGAATGGATTGGACAGCCACATTCGACCATAAAATGCATAATCATTTTTGGTGAATATCTGAAGCGATCGCATGAGATGCTTATCGGTAAATTGTATCCGCTGACTTTGGAAACGTTTACTAGG ATTTTGAAATCCTCTTACAGCctgttcaacattttgaaaaacactAAACAGTAA